TCTTTGTGGGTAAAACAGCTAGCAAACCTGTAATTATTGCTTATGAATCAAACGGAAAGAAATCTACGGTAAATGGTCTGGATGAATTTCATGACGATTCCGTGGCAGACGATTATTCAACGGTTCTTGTAAACGGAAATAACATTTTTGTAATTGGAAAAAGAACGGGTTCGCGTGAAATTTTCATCACAAAATATACGGCAAAAGTACTTTCCACTTCCGAAACCAATCCAAGTAAAGCATATGTCACCACCCCGTTCAAAAATGAACTGAAAGTAATGAGCAAAGTAAAAACGAAAAACATCAGCGTATACGACACGTCCGGGAGAATGATTATAAACTCGCCCAAAACAACTATAGCCACAGCTCACCTGCCGACAGGCAACTACGTCGTCAGGGTTGATTTTGCAGAGGGTCCAAGCCAGACCTTCAAATCAATCAAAAATTAACCAAAGCCTCCCGAAACGGAGGCTTTTTTTTGTGGAAAAATCCTTAACCGCAGTATCCACTTTATCTTTTGAATACGGGATATTATCCGTATATTTGTTGGTCTTTTTAAACCGGAAAAAATACCGGAAAAATCAGCGCAATTTAATTTTAAAATATTTTAAACCAGCACATTTCTGAAGTTGGGAAAAGAAAAATTATGAGTCAAAAAGAATACACAGCGAGCAGTATACAGGCATTGGAAGGAATGGAACATGTGAGGTTAAGGCCATCGATGTACATTGGAGACGTTGGCACCAGAGGCCTTCACCACCTGGTTTATGAAGTAGTAGACAACTCTATTGACGAAGCGTTAGCCGGACATTGCGATACGATCTCGGTCGTGATCCACGAGGGCGAAAGCATTTCCGTAAAAGATAACGGACGTGGGATCCCGGTGGATATGCATGAGAAAGAACAGAAATCTGCACTTGAAGTAGTTATGACCAAGATTGGTGCAGGTGGTAAATTCGATAAAGATTCATACAAAGTTTCAGGAGGTCTGCACGGTGTTGGGGTTTCGTGTGTTAACGCCCTTTCCACATCACTTGTGGCTACCGTAAACCGTGACGGCAAAGTTTACCAGCAGAAATATTCCGAAGGTAAAGCCTTAGACAAAGTACACGAAATAGGCACAACCGGCGAGCGCGGTACGGAAGTATTCTTCCAGCCGGATGCTACGATCTTCCAGGAAACCGTGTACAACTACGACACACTGGCAGCGCGTCTGCGCGAACTGTCTTTCCTGAATAAAGGAATCACCATTACATTAACAGACGAAAGACGCCCTAATGAAGACGGTACTTTTGTAAGCGAAGTTTTCCATTCCGATGGTGGTTTAAGAGAATTCGTAGAGTTTATCGATGGTAACCGCGAATCTATTATGAGCAACGTTATTTACATGGAAGGCGATAATAACGATATTCCTGTGGAAGTTGCGATGCGGTACAACACCTCTTACAACGAGAATCTGCACTCTTATGTAAATAATATTAACACGCATGAAGGCGGCACGCACTTAGCCGGTTTCAGACGTGCACTTACACGAACGTTGAAGAAATTCGCTGACGAACTCGGTATTCCGGCCAAGGAAAAAGTTGAAGTTACGGGTGATGACTTCCGTGAAGGCTTAACCGCTGTAATTTCGGTGAAAGTGATGGAACCTCAGTTTGAGGGACAAACTAAAACCAAACTTGGTAACTCCGAAGTTTCGGGGGCCGTGGATAAAATCGTGGGCGAAATGCTTACAAACTTCCTCGAAGAAAACCCGAATGAAGCAAAAATAATCGTTCAGAAAGTAGTTTTAGCGGCCAAAGCAAGACAGGCAGCCAAAAAAGCAAGAGAACTTGTACAAAGAAAATCGCCAATGGGCGGCAGCGGGCTTCCCGGAAAATTATCCGACTGCTCATCAAAAGATCCTGCAATTTCAGAACTGTTCCTGGTGGAGGGAGATTCCGCAGGTGGAACGGCTAAACAGGGCCGTGACAGACACTTCCAGGCGATTCTTCCGTTGAGAGGTAAAATCCTTAACGTTGAAAAATCTA
This window of the Flavobacteriaceae bacterium 3519-10 genome carries:
- a CDS encoding DNA gyrase subunit B; the protein is MSQKEYTASSIQALEGMEHVRLRPSMYIGDVGTRGLHHLVYEVVDNSIDEALAGHCDTISVVIHEGESISVKDNGRGIPVDMHEKEQKSALEVVMTKIGAGGKFDKDSYKVSGGLHGVGVSCVNALSTSLVATVNRDGKVYQQKYSEGKALDKVHEIGTTGERGTEVFFQPDATIFQETVYNYDTLAARLRELSFLNKGITITLTDERRPNEDGTFVSEVFHSDGGLREFVEFIDGNRESIMSNVIYMEGDNNDIPVEVAMRYNTSYNENLHSYVNNINTHEGGTHLAGFRRALTRTLKKFADELGIPAKEKVEVTGDDFREGLTAVISVKVMEPQFEGQTKTKLGNSEVSGAVDKIVGEMLTNFLEENPNEAKIIVQKVVLAAKARQAAKKARELVQRKSPMGGSGLPGKLSDCSSKDPAISELFLVEGDSAGGTAKQGRDRHFQAILPLRGKILNVEKSMLHKVYDNEEIKNIYTALGVSVGTEEDSKALNISKLRYHKVVIMTDADIDGSHISTLILTFFFRYMKELIENGYIFIAQPPLYLLKKGQKKIYAYNEKEREEFTLELAPDGKGVEVQRYKGLGEMNPEQLWETTLNPEHRILKQVTIESLADADNVFSMLMGDEVPPRREFIEKNAVYAKIDV